The proteins below are encoded in one region of Rhododendron vialii isolate Sample 1 chromosome 7a, ASM3025357v1:
- the LOC131333565 gene encoding small ribosomal subunit protein RACK1, translated as MGESLVLRGTMRAHTDWVTAIATPIDNSDMIVTASRDKSIILWNLTKEDKVYGLPHRRLTGHSHFVQDVVLSSDGQFALSGSWDGELRLWDLASGTTARRFVGHTKDVLSVAFSLDNRQIVSASRDRSIKLWNTLGECKYTIQDGDAHSDWVSCVRFSPNTQQPTIVSSSWDRTVKIWNLTNCKIRSTLAGHSGYVNTVAVSPDGSLCASGGKDGVILLWDLAEGKRLYSLDAGSIVHALCFSPNRYWLCAATEASIKIWDLESKTVVVDLRVDAKQEAEMNEGGAAQSSGVKNKVIYCTSLSWSADGSTLFSGYTDGIIRVWGIGR; from the exons ATGGGAGAGTCCCTGGTACTACGCGGAACCATGAGGGCCCACACCGACTGGGTCACCGCCATCGCGACCCCGATCGACAACTCCGACATGATCGTCACCGCCTCCCGCGACAAGTCGATCATCCTGTGGAACCTGACCAAGGAGGACAAGGTGTACGGCCTCCCCCACCGCCGCCTCACCGGCCACTCCCACTTCGTCCAGGACGTCGTCCTCTCCTCCGACGGCCAGTTTGCCCTATCCGGCTCCTGGGACGGCGAGCTCCGCCTCTGGGACCTCGCCTCCGGCACCACCGCCCGCCGCTTCGTCGGCCACACCAAGGACGTCCTCTCCGTCGCCTTCTCCCTCGACAACCGCCAGATCGTCTCCGCCTCCCGCGACCGCTCGATCAAGCTCTGGAACACCCTTG GTGAGTGCAAGTACACAATCCAAGACGGTGACGCTCACTCAGATTGGGTCAGCTGTGTCCGATTCAGCCCCAACACGCAGCAGCCAACCATTGTGTCCTCTTCATGGGATCGTACTGTTAAGATCTGGAACCTAACTAACTGCAAGATAAGGTCCACCCTCGCTGGCCACTCTGGCTATGTGAACACGGTGGCAGTGTCCCCTGATGGGTCGTTGTGCGCGAGCGGAGGGAAAGATGGGGTCATCTTGCTGTGGGACCTAGCTGAGGGGAAAAGGCTTTACTCACTCGATGCTGGCTCCATCGTCCATGCTCTTTGCTTCAGCCCCAACAGGTACTGGCTCTGTGCAGCTACTGAGGCTAGCATCAAGATATGGGATCTGGAGAGCAAGACTGTCGTGGTGGATCTCAGGGTCGATGCTAAGCAGGAGGCTGAGATGAATGAAGGTGGCGCCGCTCAATCCTCTGGCGTCAAAAACAAG GTCATATACTGCACAAGCTTGAGTTGGAGCGCTGATGGAAGCACTTTATTCAGTGGATACACCGATGGCATAATCAGAGTTTGGGGAATTGGTCGTTAG
- the LOC131333566 gene encoding peroxisome biogenesis protein 3-2-like isoform X2 — MELWRRHRRKVYLTVGVLGSSYLLYRLYDAHIRRRSELERELANERENDELIKAQMQAHFENIQQIADTTTLPHAMLYLSSRVAEELDIMHLTERLIRGKGQPNTMTTSEKLELWDRLKILSFTRMVVSLWAMTMLSLYIRVQVNILGRHLYIDTARDLGSSHLPEEADLIDRNELQQFLASADFLSNYGMSTLISNMQAAASEVLKGKQLKDLFNSTVVHETVVKILDIFMSMGSPHHWVDYIMPEDARFYKFVAFSDSAGTNLSDVTKFDQLMVETRAVLSSVEFANIVDISLKRAVEALMEDINAQLGEGNLLSGMPLAKILPRIAQITPILFEEPSNKRFIQIIQNIPEVELFFTLLYANMPIS, encoded by the exons AT GGAGCTTTGGAGAAGACATAGAAGGAAGGTTTACCTTACAGTTGGAGTGTTGGGAAGTAGTTATCTTCTCTACAGGCTTTATGATGCTCACATACGTCGGCGTTCTGAACTGGAGAGAGAACTTGCCAACGAGCGGGAAAATGATGAACTCATTAAAGCCCA AATGCAAGCGCATTTTGAGAACATTCAACAAATAGCGGATACAACAACATTGCCTCATGCGATGCTGTATTTAAGTAGTCGGGTGGCAGAAGAGCTAGACATCATGCACTTGACAGAGAGGCTAATAAGAGGAAAGGGTCAGCCCAACACTATGACAACTTCTGAGAAACTTGAGTTATGGGATAGACTCAAAATTCTAA GTTTCACAAGAATGGTAGTGTCCCTTTGGGCAATGACAATGCTTAGCTTATACATTAGAGTTCAAGTCAACATATTAGGACGACATTTATATATTGACACCGCACGCGATCTTGGAAGTTCCCATCTGCCC GAGGAAGCTGATCTAATTGACAGAAATGAACTGCAGCAGTTCCTGGCAAGTGCTGATTTCCTTTCAAACTATGGGATGTCCACTTTGATTTCTAACATGCAGGCTGCAGCATCTGAAGTCCTCAAGGG AAAACAGTTGAAGGACTTGTTTAACTCCACTGTAGTTCATGAAACTGTTGTGAAGATATTGGACATTTTCATGAGCATGGGAAGCCCTCATCATTGGGTGGATTATATAATGCCGGAGGATGCTAGATTCTACAAATTTGTTGCATTCTCGGATAGTGCTGGCACAAACCTTTCTGATGTTACCAAATTTGATCAGCTCATGGTGGAGACACGTGCTGTTCTATCGAG TGTTGAGTTTGCCAATATTGTTGATATATCATTAAAAAGAGCAGTCGAGGCACTAATGGAAGACATCAATGCTCAACTGGGAGAGGGAAATCTGTTGTCTGGGATGCCGCTTGCCAAAATTTTGCCTCGTATTGCACAAATCACTCCTATACTGTTTGAGGAACCAAGCAACAAGAGGTTTATTCAAATAATCCAAAACATACCTGAAGTTGAACTATTTTTCACTCTTCTTTATGCAAACATGCCAATCTCGTAG
- the LOC131333566 gene encoding peroxisome biogenesis protein 3-2-like isoform X1 encodes MWELWRRHRRKVYLTVGVLGSSYLLYRLYDAHIRRRSELERELANERENDELIKAQMQAHFENIQQIADTTTLPHAMLYLSSRVAEELDIMHLTERLIRGKGQPNTMTTSEKLELWDRLKILSFTRMVVSLWAMTMLSLYIRVQVNILGRHLYIDTARDLGSSHLPEEADLIDRNELQQFLASADFLSNYGMSTLISNMQAAASEVLKGKQLKDLFNSTVVHETVVKILDIFMSMGSPHHWVDYIMPEDARFYKFVAFSDSAGTNLSDVTKFDQLMVETRAVLSSVEFANIVDISLKRAVEALMEDINAQLGEGNLLSGMPLAKILPRIAQITPILFEEPSNKRFIQIIQNIPEVELFFTLLYANMPIS; translated from the exons ATGTG GGAGCTTTGGAGAAGACATAGAAGGAAGGTTTACCTTACAGTTGGAGTGTTGGGAAGTAGTTATCTTCTCTACAGGCTTTATGATGCTCACATACGTCGGCGTTCTGAACTGGAGAGAGAACTTGCCAACGAGCGGGAAAATGATGAACTCATTAAAGCCCA AATGCAAGCGCATTTTGAGAACATTCAACAAATAGCGGATACAACAACATTGCCTCATGCGATGCTGTATTTAAGTAGTCGGGTGGCAGAAGAGCTAGACATCATGCACTTGACAGAGAGGCTAATAAGAGGAAAGGGTCAGCCCAACACTATGACAACTTCTGAGAAACTTGAGTTATGGGATAGACTCAAAATTCTAA GTTTCACAAGAATGGTAGTGTCCCTTTGGGCAATGACAATGCTTAGCTTATACATTAGAGTTCAAGTCAACATATTAGGACGACATTTATATATTGACACCGCACGCGATCTTGGAAGTTCCCATCTGCCC GAGGAAGCTGATCTAATTGACAGAAATGAACTGCAGCAGTTCCTGGCAAGTGCTGATTTCCTTTCAAACTATGGGATGTCCACTTTGATTTCTAACATGCAGGCTGCAGCATCTGAAGTCCTCAAGGG AAAACAGTTGAAGGACTTGTTTAACTCCACTGTAGTTCATGAAACTGTTGTGAAGATATTGGACATTTTCATGAGCATGGGAAGCCCTCATCATTGGGTGGATTATATAATGCCGGAGGATGCTAGATTCTACAAATTTGTTGCATTCTCGGATAGTGCTGGCACAAACCTTTCTGATGTTACCAAATTTGATCAGCTCATGGTGGAGACACGTGCTGTTCTATCGAG TGTTGAGTTTGCCAATATTGTTGATATATCATTAAAAAGAGCAGTCGAGGCACTAATGGAAGACATCAATGCTCAACTGGGAGAGGGAAATCTGTTGTCTGGGATGCCGCTTGCCAAAATTTTGCCTCGTATTGCACAAATCACTCCTATACTGTTTGAGGAACCAAGCAACAAGAGGTTTATTCAAATAATCCAAAACATACCTGAAGTTGAACTATTTTTCACTCTTCTTTATGCAAACATGCCAATCTCGTAG
- the LOC131333566 gene encoding peroxisome biogenesis protein 3-2-like isoform X3 encodes MQAHFENIQQIADTTTLPHAMLYLSSRVAEELDIMHLTERLIRGKGQPNTMTTSEKLELWDRLKILSFTRMVVSLWAMTMLSLYIRVQVNILGRHLYIDTARDLGSSHLPEEADLIDRNELQQFLASADFLSNYGMSTLISNMQAAASEVLKGKQLKDLFNSTVVHETVVKILDIFMSMGSPHHWVDYIMPEDARFYKFVAFSDSAGTNLSDVTKFDQLMVETRAVLSSVEFANIVDISLKRAVEALMEDINAQLGEGNLLSGMPLAKILPRIAQITPILFEEPSNKRFIQIIQNIPEVELFFTLLYANMPIS; translated from the exons ATGCAAGCGCATTTTGAGAACATTCAACAAATAGCGGATACAACAACATTGCCTCATGCGATGCTGTATTTAAGTAGTCGGGTGGCAGAAGAGCTAGACATCATGCACTTGACAGAGAGGCTAATAAGAGGAAAGGGTCAGCCCAACACTATGACAACTTCTGAGAAACTTGAGTTATGGGATAGACTCAAAATTCTAA GTTTCACAAGAATGGTAGTGTCCCTTTGGGCAATGACAATGCTTAGCTTATACATTAGAGTTCAAGTCAACATATTAGGACGACATTTATATATTGACACCGCACGCGATCTTGGAAGTTCCCATCTGCCC GAGGAAGCTGATCTAATTGACAGAAATGAACTGCAGCAGTTCCTGGCAAGTGCTGATTTCCTTTCAAACTATGGGATGTCCACTTTGATTTCTAACATGCAGGCTGCAGCATCTGAAGTCCTCAAGGG AAAACAGTTGAAGGACTTGTTTAACTCCACTGTAGTTCATGAAACTGTTGTGAAGATATTGGACATTTTCATGAGCATGGGAAGCCCTCATCATTGGGTGGATTATATAATGCCGGAGGATGCTAGATTCTACAAATTTGTTGCATTCTCGGATAGTGCTGGCACAAACCTTTCTGATGTTACCAAATTTGATCAGCTCATGGTGGAGACACGTGCTGTTCTATCGAG TGTTGAGTTTGCCAATATTGTTGATATATCATTAAAAAGAGCAGTCGAGGCACTAATGGAAGACATCAATGCTCAACTGGGAGAGGGAAATCTGTTGTCTGGGATGCCGCTTGCCAAAATTTTGCCTCGTATTGCACAAATCACTCCTATACTGTTTGAGGAACCAAGCAACAAGAGGTTTATTCAAATAATCCAAAACATACCTGAAGTTGAACTATTTTTCACTCTTCTTTATGCAAACATGCCAATCTCGTAG
- the LOC131332625 gene encoding protein FAR1-RELATED SEQUENCE 5-like has translation MEEDRVEGSIEHSEEFVNECTPCIGMEFESEDVAYRFYCEYGRILGFCVRKDYISKSKTDGVTINRKFVCSKEGVKRVDKRTQTTSIGRLETRTNCKAFLYISLDRASLKWTVKRIDETHNHLLHILETVHMMRNQRGLTESLGITVEIAEATGLPLKLSHNLISAQSGGKENVGFMREDIKSYLRAKRGRDLQYGEAGALLRYFQKQTIDNPYFFHGMQLDVDEMITNIFWVDHEMIRDYGLFGDTLSFDTTFRTNKEFRPLAIFIGFNHFCMTVIFGVALMYDERIPSFVWLFKKNLEAMSGKKPFTFFTDQDQAMANAISQVMPVVKHRLCTFHINQNAMKHLGYLYGKESTFGSDFNACMFLYEDKKELEEAWKSLLESYNLKDNEWMNKTWELRRKWAHVYMKLSYNAGMRNTQLSESLNAKLKKPLKSNLHLDQVLTQLDKVVFDKPYNEKEAAHGSREKMVRLKYPSCPMLLHVSKLYTPPIFDLFHKELDIFLGCKVIQ, from the coding sequence ATGGAGGAAGATAGAGTTGAGGGGTCTATAGAACATAGTGAAGAGTTCGTAAACGAATGTACACCATGTATTGGTATGGAGTTTGAGTCAGAAGATGTTGCGTATCGATTCTATTGCGAATACGGAAGGATTCTAGGGTTTTGCGTTCGAAAAGACTACATATCAAAAAGCAAGACGGACGGTGTGACGATTAATAGAAAGTTTGTTTGTAGTAAGGAGGGAGTAAAAAGAGTGGATAAACGAACTCAGACAACATCAATAGGTAGACTAGAGACAAGAACTAATTGCAAAGCATTTTTGTACATATCACTTGATCGGGCTTCATTGAAATGGACTGTGAAAAGAATTGATGAGACTCACAATCACTTGTTACATATTCTTGAAACTGTCCATATGATGAGGAATCAAAGAGGATTGACTGAGTCACTAGGTATAACTGTTGAAATTGCCGAGGCTACCGGGTTACCTCTTAAGTTGTCACATAATCTCATTAGTGCCCAATCAGGAGGGAAGGAAAACGTTGGGTTCATGCGAGAGGATATTAAAAGCTACTTGCGTGCGAAAAGAGGAAGGGATTTACAATATGGTGAAGCCGGGGCTTTGTTGAGATATTTTCAGAAACAAACAATTGATAATCCTTACTTCTTTCACGGAATGCAATTGGATGTAGATGAGATGATAACCAATATCTTTTGGGTGGACCATGAGATGATAAGAGATTATGGGCTTTTTGGAGATACATTGTCTTTTGACACGACTTTTAGAACTAATAAAGAGTTTCGACCGTTGGCTATTTTTATCGGCTTTAACCATTTTTGTATGACGGTGATTTTTGGTGTTGCATTGATGTATGAtgaaagaatcccatcatttgtgtggttattcaaaaaaaatttagaagcaATGTCGGGGAAGAAGCCTTTCACATTTTTTACCGATCAAGATCAAGCAATGGCTAACGCGATATCTCAAGTTATGCCGGTTGTGAAACACAGATTGTGTACATTTCACATAAATCAAAATGCAATGAAGCATTTAGGCTACTTGTATGGGAAAGAATCCACATTTGGTAGTGATTTCAATGCGTGCATGTTTCTCTATGAAGACAAAAAGGAATTAGAAGAAGCTTGGAAATCTTTGCTTGAAAGTTATAACTTGAAAGACAATGAGTGGATGAACAAAACTTGGGAACTTAGAAGGAAGTGGGCACATGTGTACATGAAGTTGTCTTATAATGCAGGGATGAGAAACACTCAACTTAGTGAGAGCTTGAATGCCAAATTGAAGAAACCCTTAAAGTCCAACCTCCATCTTGATCAAGTCTTAACACAACTTGATAAAGTTGTTTTTGACAAGCCGTACAATGAAAAAGAAGCGGCACACGGCTCTAGAGAAAAGATGGTTAGATTAAAGTATCCAAGTTGTCCAATGTTACTTCATGTTTCCAAATTGTACACTCCTCCTATTTTCGACTTGTTCCACAAAGAGTTAGACATCTTCCTTGGTTGTAAAGTGATACAGTAG